The following coding sequences are from one Streptomyces sp. NBC_01485 window:
- a CDS encoding LCP family protein, with translation MGRGRSGGGGTRLTRRGRIVAWGAGVTAVVVLGTGGVGAWIYNDLNNNINSADVDDKLGGDRPVNLSPGSKNIMIVGSDSRDGANAKYGKDLTTMQSDTLMVLHIPADRKWASVVSFPRDSWVEIPSCEKGDGKSSAPHHFKINEAFAIGGSNGKVGEAAACSIRTVEANTGLRIDHFMSVDFSGFKGMVDALEGIEVCPEQAIHDEKAHLDLPAGCQTVKGEKALGYVRARYGVGDGSDIGRIGRQQEFMDALAKKAKAKLTSPDAMYGFLQSITKSLTTDPDMAGIQPLYGLADQLKGIPSDRLSFLTVPNYGRVADQPTDKANVVWQYPQAADLFTSLAKDEEVTKPQLAEAKKNVVYASSVRVQVLNGTGVPGRAAAVAEKLKDAGYTVTGTGNAPATVAKSTVTYPAGLDTRAAVLASRLPNLRATADSSAAAGVITLVVGTDLKVEDVA, from the coding sequence GTGGGCAGGGGCAGGTCCGGCGGCGGTGGTACGCGGCTGACCCGGCGTGGGCGGATCGTCGCGTGGGGGGCCGGTGTGACGGCCGTCGTCGTCCTCGGGACCGGCGGGGTCGGAGCCTGGATCTACAACGACCTCAACAACAACATCAACTCCGCTGACGTGGACGACAAGTTGGGCGGGGATCGCCCCGTCAACCTCAGTCCCGGCTCGAAGAACATCATGATCGTCGGGTCCGACAGCCGCGACGGCGCGAACGCCAAGTACGGCAAGGACCTGACCACCATGCAGTCGGACACGCTGATGGTGCTGCACATACCGGCCGACCGTAAGTGGGCCTCGGTCGTGTCCTTCCCGCGTGACTCGTGGGTGGAGATACCCAGTTGTGAGAAGGGGGACGGCAAGTCGTCCGCCCCGCACCACTTCAAGATCAACGAGGCGTTCGCGATCGGCGGCAGCAACGGCAAGGTCGGCGAGGCCGCCGCGTGCAGCATCAGGACCGTCGAGGCCAACACCGGTCTGCGCATCGACCACTTCATGTCGGTCGACTTCTCCGGCTTCAAGGGCATGGTCGACGCGCTGGAGGGGATCGAGGTCTGCCCCGAGCAGGCCATCCACGACGAGAAGGCCCACCTCGACCTGCCGGCCGGGTGTCAGACCGTCAAGGGCGAGAAGGCGCTCGGCTACGTCCGCGCCCGCTACGGCGTCGGCGACGGCTCCGACATCGGACGCATCGGACGCCAGCAGGAGTTCATGGACGCCCTGGCGAAGAAGGCCAAGGCCAAGCTGACCAGCCCGGACGCGATGTACGGCTTCCTGCAGTCGATCACCAAGTCGCTGACGACCGACCCCGACATGGCGGGCATCCAGCCGCTGTACGGACTCGCCGACCAGCTCAAGGGCATCCCGAGCGACCGTCTCAGCTTCCTCACCGTGCCCAACTACGGGCGGGTGGCCGACCAGCCCACCGACAAGGCCAACGTCGTCTGGCAGTACCCGCAGGCCGCCGACCTGTTCACCTCCCTGGCCAAGGACGAGGAGGTCACCAAACCGCAGTTGGCGGAGGCGAAGAAGAACGTGGTGTACGCGTCGAGTGTGCGGGTCCAGGTGCTCAACGGCACGGGGGTCCCGGGCCGCGCCGCCGCCGTCGCGGAGAAGCTGAAGGACGCCGGGTACACCGTCACCGGCACGGGCAACGCGCCCGCCACGGTGGCCAAGTCGACCGTCACCTACCCGGCGGGTCTCGACACCCGGGCCGCCGTCCTCGCCTCCCGGCTGCCCAACCTGCGTGCTACGGCGGACAGTTCGGCCGCCGCGGGGGTCATCACCCTTGTCGTCGGCACGGACTTGAAGGTCGAGGACGTCGCCTGA